From Parasphaerochaeta coccoides DSM 17374, a single genomic window includes:
- a CDS encoding cation:dicarboxylate symporter family transporter, with the protein MKTWISYTAAMLMGLAATLLFGDSAFFAQAAASVVVVLIGAGFILLVPFVFVAFSAGTASLRKNRKGWSLAWTTILWSLALTVLLPLVGSVIFHLFPVVFPVTSTAGVPVKGLSASLGQIFMPYLSGYNPLVLLAAMALALTLGYFLRPDADVIRPAYAVTNSFSEVFFRFARGLSAAGFVLVFFFSVHWFVSLYRDGTVFIAGRFLLLVCGGTAIVLCGIVPLVYGVATGFRRNPYRALYRLIAPALMALFSGSIYFSWPVLMSASRHNNGVQKRIVGTAAPLYIFLGRGGTAFMATLTATALLYAATGSLPAFGIIVAVAGASMLVSFASAFHPGFELMAAVLLVFRFHGINLYGGEATLLAFLPLLNGMGLLLDVVIAGLGQDVTSAHMKTAVTVDYRDIT; encoded by the coding sequence ATGAAAACATGGATAAGTTATACGGCAGCCATGCTGATGGGGCTGGCTGCAACATTACTTTTCGGGGATTCGGCTTTTTTCGCACAAGCGGCCGCTTCTGTCGTCGTTGTCCTCATTGGCGCCGGTTTCATCCTCCTTGTGCCTTTCGTTTTCGTGGCTTTCTCCGCAGGAACAGCATCTCTGCGCAAGAATCGGAAAGGATGGTCACTTGCATGGACCACTATTCTCTGGTCGCTTGCCCTGACGGTTCTTTTACCTTTGGTTGGCTCGGTCATATTCCATTTGTTCCCTGTCGTATTCCCTGTCACGTCCACAGCAGGGGTTCCCGTAAAGGGATTGTCCGCGTCCCTGGGTCAGATATTCATGCCGTATCTGTCAGGCTACAATCCTCTTGTCCTGCTTGCCGCCATGGCACTGGCGTTGACGCTCGGATATTTCCTCCGGCCTGATGCCGATGTGATTCGTCCCGCCTATGCGGTGACGAATTCGTTCAGCGAGGTTTTCTTCCGGTTCGCGCGGGGGCTTTCCGCCGCTGGTTTCGTCTTGGTGTTCTTTTTCTCCGTCCATTGGTTCGTATCCCTGTACAGGGACGGAACTGTCTTTATAGCAGGTCGCTTCCTCTTGCTCGTCTGCGGAGGAACCGCCATTGTTTTGTGTGGCATAGTACCCTTGGTTTATGGTGTCGCCACGGGTTTCAGACGAAACCCTTACAGGGCTCTCTATCGTTTGATTGCGCCCGCTTTGATGGCATTGTTCAGCGGAAGCATCTATTTCTCATGGCCGGTTCTGATGTCGGCGTCCCGTCATAATAACGGCGTCCAGAAAAGAATTGTCGGCACGGCGGCTCCTCTTTACATTTTCCTTGGTCGCGGCGGAACGGCATTCATGGCTACCTTGACCGCTACCGCCCTGCTGTATGCCGCTACCGGTTCATTGCCCGCCTTCGGAATCATTGTTGCTGTCGCGGGTGCCTCCATGCTTGTTTCTTTTGCCAGTGCCTTCCATCCCGGCTTTGAGCTGATGGCGGCAGTCCTTCTGGTCTTCAGATTCCATGGCATCAATCTTTATGGTGGAGAAGCCACCCTTCTGGCGTTCCTGCCTCTGCTCAATGGCATGGGGCTTTTGCTGGATGTCGTGATAGCCGGTCTTGGCCAGGATGTCACTTCGGCGCACATGAAGACTGCGGTCACGGTGGACTACAGGGACATAACGTAA
- the lgt gene encoding prolipoprotein diacylglyceryl transferase — MVAYIHFPSWIHPEIIPGLPVRWYALMYLVAFAVTYLLFTWQVRRGGLAITTTQTQDLFLFAITGLILGARVFSVLFYNDEWLMYLTRPWLIFWPWQNGVFVGLPGMSYHGGVVGAVIGGVIACRRHRLGFFRVADTIVAGIPLGYAFGRLGNFINGELWGRVTTQSWGIVFPHAPGLSTRLSWVRDVADIVGMEYARGDLINLPRHPSQLYEAFGEGILLWLVLWFILRPRRGSSKNGFLLSAYLIGYGIIRFVIEYFREPDAGIGYVIAAAESPTALFASFGNISLGQIFCLLMIIGGILLYILLPKKTSQDAVPADAKKRQKETTRSHHGKHRH, encoded by the coding sequence ATGGTTGCATATATACACTTCCCTTCGTGGATACACCCTGAAATCATCCCTGGGCTTCCGGTCCGGTGGTATGCGTTGATGTACTTGGTGGCGTTTGCCGTTACCTATCTGCTTTTTACCTGGCAGGTCAGACGGGGAGGGCTTGCCATTACCACGACCCAGACCCAGGATTTGTTCCTTTTTGCCATCACAGGACTGATTCTGGGGGCACGGGTGTTCTCGGTTCTTTTCTACAACGATGAATGGCTGATGTACCTCACCCGTCCTTGGCTCATTTTCTGGCCATGGCAGAACGGGGTATTCGTCGGGTTGCCCGGCATGAGCTATCATGGCGGTGTGGTGGGGGCGGTCATAGGCGGGGTCATTGCGTGCCGGAGGCACAGGCTCGGCTTTTTCCGTGTTGCTGACACCATTGTGGCAGGCATTCCTCTGGGATACGCCTTCGGTCGTCTCGGAAACTTCATCAACGGAGAGCTTTGGGGACGAGTGACGACACAGTCATGGGGCATTGTCTTTCCCCATGCTCCCGGCCTGTCCACCCGGTTGTCCTGGGTGAGGGACGTTGCGGATATCGTGGGGATGGAGTATGCACGTGGAGATTTGATCAATCTGCCCCGCCATCCTTCCCAGCTTTATGAAGCGTTTGGAGAAGGCATACTGCTCTGGCTCGTCCTGTGGTTCATCCTGCGTCCCCGTCGCGGGTCGAGCAAAAATGGGTTCCTGCTGAGCGCGTACCTTATCGGTTATGGCATCATCCGTTTTGTCATTGAATATTTCAGGGAACCTGATGCCGGGATCGGATACGTCATCGCGGCAGCGGAAAGCCCTACCGCGCTGTTCGCATCGTTCGGGAATATCTCTCTGGGGCAGATTTTCTGTCTCCTCATGATCATAGGTGGTATCCTGCTGTACATCCTTCTTCCAAAGAAGACTTCTCAGGATGCCGTGCCGGCTGACGCAAAGAAACGACAAAAAGAAACAACAAGGAGTCACCATGGAAAGCATAGACACTAG
- a CDS encoding fimbrillin family protein: MNKFSRPVFIVLTTILILLVALVSCDSKLNVSNTNAVRFSTEIGRKVTANSEWQADDEVGIYMLEHGTGTAATTAPERANRHYTADMDSQASGFSPVDNANTLKWNDIADNADDTFDFISYYPWAYLNHNETGAGTTSFYDTDTLYIDINRDRGTHEQDTGKADVLWGRTDNVQNNTSTVRLKLDHMLSRLIVNITPSTTVDAVAINDATAFVATVKGLDNITTMNLDDGSLADVSGLAAPIAMKDISDTLTQSERDEGKRRFEAVLIPVGNTLALANVSLEFVLTGGARAGTYTWIANSVATSDQGKIHFDKGKQHVYNMTLNTSDDEVAVAAIELEIKDWDAGDGINAPAVKVGIKSVAVGHNHMMILKTDGTLWATGDGQYGALGLNSTEAKIKPVKVTTTYTGSDLPPVKAVSAGTFYTMIVDTDGKLWGTGGNEYGHLGIGDTGTNKFTFVEVTSIGTNFKSVSAGNFRMMVVTNDDELLAIGENSYGQLGVGDAVNKDTFTEVMAENGVDDMTDVASVSLGTYYTMIVRSNGDLWAVGRNESQTLGVGSTQDPITTPMPVWDSLDGSVKMTGVTSVSIGDFHAMILKDGDLWTVGYSSYGQLGLGVVQYQRTPAKVMDDVKAVSTGVSHTMILKTDGTLWATGRNQHGQLGVGDNLNKNTPVPVTSMGNQVAAVFAGGNSTIILKKDGTLWATGLNNRGQLGDGTTANKNTPVQVIL; the protein is encoded by the coding sequence ATGAACAAATTTAGCAGACCAGTCTTTATAGTTCTTACAACCATTCTGATACTACTTGTCGCCCTTGTTTCATGCGACAGCAAGCTGAATGTTTCAAATACCAATGCAGTGCGCTTCTCCACGGAAATCGGACGCAAGGTCACGGCAAATTCCGAATGGCAAGCCGATGATGAAGTCGGCATTTACATGCTGGAACATGGTACTGGCACGGCAGCTACTACTGCCCCAGAACGTGCAAACAGACACTACACGGCTGACATGGACTCCCAGGCATCCGGTTTCTCTCCTGTTGATAATGCCAACACCTTGAAGTGGAATGACATTGCCGATAATGCCGACGACACGTTCGACTTCATCTCCTACTATCCGTGGGCGTACCTAAATCATAACGAAACTGGTGCCGGTACGACATCCTTCTATGACACTGATACCCTGTACATAGATATCAACCGGGACAGGGGGACACATGAACAGGATACTGGAAAGGCCGATGTCCTGTGGGGACGCACCGACAATGTACAGAACAATACCTCAACAGTACGGCTGAAGCTTGACCATATGCTCTCCCGCCTGATTGTCAACATAACCCCAAGCACGACCGTTGATGCTGTGGCCATCAATGATGCCACCGCATTTGTGGCTACGGTCAAAGGCTTGGACAACATAACCACGATGAACCTGGATGACGGTTCTTTGGCTGATGTATCCGGTCTCGCTGCGCCTATTGCAATGAAGGACATTTCCGACACCCTTACTCAATCTGAAAGGGATGAGGGCAAGAGGCGGTTCGAGGCTGTGCTGATACCTGTGGGCAACACTTTAGCCTTGGCCAACGTGAGCCTGGAGTTTGTCCTGACCGGTGGTGCTAGAGCTGGTACATACACATGGATAGCGAATTCCGTAGCGACCTCTGATCAAGGCAAGATTCACTTTGACAAAGGCAAGCAACATGTCTACAACATGACGCTCAATACGTCTGATGATGAAGTCGCCGTCGCCGCCATTGAGCTTGAGATAAAGGACTGGGATGCCGGGGACGGCATAAACGCACCTGCTGTCAAGGTGGGCATCAAGTCAGTCGCTGTCGGACATAATCACATGATGATCCTGAAGACGGACGGCACACTTTGGGCGACTGGAGACGGCCAGTATGGTGCGCTAGGTCTCAACAGCACGGAGGCCAAAATCAAGCCCGTGAAGGTCACGACTACGTACACGGGCTCTGATCTGCCCCCTGTCAAGGCTGTCTCCGCCGGGACTTTCTACACGATGATTGTGGATACGGACGGAAAACTCTGGGGGACCGGAGGCAACGAATATGGTCACTTGGGTATCGGCGATACGGGCACCAATAAATTCACATTCGTTGAGGTCACGTCCATAGGCACTAATTTCAAATCTGTCTCCGCCGGAAACTTCCGTATGATGGTCGTGACGAATGATGATGAACTCTTGGCGATTGGAGAAAACTCTTATGGTCAACTGGGAGTCGGCGATGCCGTTAACAAAGACACGTTCACGGAGGTCATGGCTGAGAATGGTGTTGACGACATGACTGATGTCGCGTCAGTCTCCCTCGGAACTTACTATACGATGATAGTGAGAAGCAACGGGGATCTTTGGGCTGTAGGACGGAACGAGAGCCAGACACTAGGTGTCGGCAGCACTCAAGACCCCATAACCACGCCTATGCCGGTCTGGGATTCTCTCGATGGTTCCGTGAAAATGACTGGTGTCACGTCAGTTTCCATCGGAGACTTCCACGCCATGATTCTGAAAGATGGGGATCTCTGGACGGTAGGATATAGCAGTTATGGTCAACTGGGTCTCGGCGTTGTGCAGTATCAAAGAACGCCCGCGAAGGTTATGGATGATGTCAAGGCCGTCTCTACCGGAGTCTCCCACACGATGATTCTGAAGACGGACGGCACGCTCTGGGCGACTGGACGCAACCAGCATGGTCAACTGGGTGTCGGTGATAACCTAAACAAAAACACGCCCGTGCCGGTCACGTCCATGGGAAATCAGGTCGCGGCTGTCTTCGCCGGAGGCAATTCTACGATAATCCTGAAGAAGGATGGGACGCTTTGGGCGACTGGATTGAACAATAGAGGTCAACTGGGTGACGGCACTACGGCCAACAAAAACACGCCCGTGCAGGTAATTCTCTGA
- a CDS encoding aminopeptidase P family protein has translation MESIDTRIAAIRGRMKEDGLDAWIINGTDPHQSEYVCPRWRTREWATGFTGSAGTAIITHDKALLWVDSRYYIQGAEQVAGTSWLLMKQEAPGVPEPNEWLMMNVPPGGIVGISADTLMVGVHRAMEGQFSGKGIRLKATADYLNEVWGDRPAVPQTPVVELPLSISGESRSSKLARVRDFMRRQGASYFLLSSLDDIAWLLNLRGRDVEYNPVFLSYMIIGHKEAWLFTSPRRFSPDILASVSHDMHVRPYDEAPTVIADRIAVGDVVFINPEKTNMLLYQALADGVEVREGREPTTDFKAAKNETELEGMRKSHLYDGVALVNFISSLDAVKNQYNEYELTQLLAAQRLRNPGCLGDSFGPIAGFGPHGALPHYSASSVGSSPIKGNGLLVLDTGGMYEFGMTDVTRTLLFGTPTDEEKKDYTLVLKGHLALARAIFPTGTSGYQLDILARQFLWEQGLTFFHGTGHGVGHRLNVHEGPQKISSKPIAVAMVPGMVTSNEPGIYREGKHGVRIENLEAVAVHETTEFGEFLKFETLTLCPYERKLIDMTLITDKERAQIDAYHAMVYEKLHALVDDPTWLAEATKPL, from the coding sequence ATGGAAAGCATAGACACTAGGATAGCCGCGATTCGTGGCAGGATGAAGGAAGACGGGCTGGACGCATGGATCATAAATGGTACGGATCCGCATCAGAGTGAATATGTCTGTCCCCGCTGGCGGACACGGGAATGGGCTACCGGGTTCACAGGCAGTGCTGGGACTGCGATCATTACTCATGACAAAGCTCTCCTGTGGGTCGATTCCCGGTATTATATCCAGGGAGCGGAACAGGTCGCCGGAACATCATGGCTTCTCATGAAGCAGGAGGCTCCTGGCGTTCCCGAACCAAATGAATGGCTGATGATGAACGTGCCGCCGGGAGGAATCGTCGGCATTTCCGCTGATACACTGATGGTGGGCGTCCATCGTGCCATGGAAGGGCAGTTCTCCGGCAAGGGTATCCGCCTGAAAGCAACGGCGGATTATCTTAATGAAGTCTGGGGCGACCGGCCTGCTGTTCCTCAGACTCCTGTGGTCGAGCTTCCCCTGTCCATTTCAGGGGAGAGTCGTTCCTCCAAGCTGGCACGGGTTCGTGATTTCATGAGACGGCAGGGAGCGTCTTATTTCCTCCTTTCGTCCCTTGATGACATAGCGTGGTTGCTGAACCTGCGTGGAAGGGATGTTGAATACAACCCGGTGTTTTTGTCATATATGATCATAGGTCACAAGGAAGCGTGGCTTTTCACGTCTCCCCGGAGGTTCTCACCCGACATCCTCGCCTCTGTGTCTCATGATATGCATGTGCGTCCTTATGATGAGGCGCCCACCGTCATTGCCGACCGCATAGCCGTAGGAGATGTCGTGTTCATCAATCCGGAGAAAACCAACATGCTTCTCTATCAGGCACTTGCCGATGGAGTCGAGGTGCGGGAAGGCCGTGAGCCGACCACGGACTTCAAGGCTGCAAAGAATGAGACGGAACTGGAAGGCATGAGGAAATCACATCTCTATGACGGCGTGGCTCTGGTCAATTTCATATCTTCCCTGGATGCCGTGAAGAACCAATACAATGAATATGAGCTTACCCAGCTCCTGGCTGCCCAGAGGCTTCGCAATCCGGGATGCCTGGGAGATTCCTTTGGCCCTATCGCAGGATTCGGGCCTCATGGGGCATTGCCGCATTATTCCGCATCATCCGTTGGTTCATCTCCCATAAAAGGAAACGGTCTGCTGGTCTTGGACACTGGTGGCATGTACGAGTTCGGAATGACTGATGTGACACGCACTCTCCTGTTCGGAACGCCAACGGATGAGGAGAAGAAGGATTATACTTTGGTGTTGAAGGGCCATCTTGCCCTTGCCCGTGCCATATTCCCCACGGGAACAAGTGGATACCAGCTTGATATCCTTGCCCGTCAGTTTCTCTGGGAGCAGGGGCTGACTTTCTTTCATGGAACAGGACATGGCGTCGGTCATAGGTTGAATGTCCATGAAGGCCCCCAGAAGATCAGCAGCAAGCCCATAGCTGTCGCCATGGTTCCGGGTATGGTGACGAGCAATGAGCCGGGCATTTACCGTGAAGGCAAGCATGGCGTGCGCATCGAGAACCTGGAGGCAGTGGCCGTGCATGAGACTACCGAGTTCGGGGAGTTCTTGAAATTCGAGACGCTGACGCTCTGTCCTTATGAAAGGAAGCTGATTGACATGACCTTGATTACCGACAAGGAGCGAGCCCAGATTGACGCCTATCATGCCATGGTCTACGAGAAACTCCATGCTTTGGTCGATGATCCGACATGGCTTGCCGAGGCGACGAAGCCACTGTAA
- a CDS encoding alpha-amylase family glycosyl hydrolase — MVNRKNDEQHEDLQNSPERSTDTRRNSGMYRDFRIAAQARTPLHLFSPVFVYTNDPLEFRRQALDISTRYNQIHKDSGMYLSAARLYMSALINLMYQAVISNYIHEADHDLFSRMVPFLSKNQDGMVVLDFYAEEFPSPQLADMKPPRNFYLEETSRGFFVHQILTDNPALVKAIKPLIAPEGIVFPEATQAMAALIGGISQSSPSVKNRDIDLFTFLTTPARLHPDSLSKQVTYILDAWKDLLPEELRTLGLRGLDYIHEEEHPHPVGPGQSSVPDYFSPLRHIQGEIEAFSQDRNWMPNVVMIAKSTLVWLDQLSKSYGRPITTLDAIPDQELDLFARRGFTALWLIGLWERSSASRRIKHICGNPEAEASAYSLKNYDIASSIGGWQALENLSGRCRTRGIRLASDMVPNHTGIDSGWVISQPSYFISQDYPPFPSYTYEGEDLSPDPTVEIKIEDHYFDRTDAAVTFRRKDKRTGETQYIFHGNDGTSMPWNDTAQIDFLNPEAREAVIQQIMHVARSFPIIRFDAAMTLARKHIQRLWYPVPGHGGDIAGRADHAMDQQAFDSAMPQEFWREVVDRMAVELPDTLLLAEAFWMMEGYFVRTLGMHRVYNSAFMNMLKNENNKQYKDTIKNTILFDPEILKRYVNFMNNPDEDTAIAQFGDGDKYLGVCTLLATMPGLPMIGHGQIEGYREKYGMEFRRAYWDERPDMNLIAAHEKRIFPLLKMRRYFSGVERFQIFDMMDNGSVQESVFAYVNGDHSAMTLVVYNNQYQGVSGIISKASPRLYKYGDGSRQTASTTLADALGLTMGGRHFLLYRNFQDGLTYMVPSLRVFDEGMWFSLSGYQAVILLDLREVEDTDGAYEKLHDMLGGRGTEDIDKELAFLRLAPVYKTMEPLRDRKVMDALSDLSKGMLKKKEERALLLYLGEAYARITAVEESLSPAARSVLPTRPHDVSAQSVLSFIQDLSAFFASPKISVFASGGTIREEYPLVMATALFLLPFISPDIPVDTAMEYADRLMLDRFFRSALPASGIDADTVRRLCHEGALFASVRSGTSWLYPAGYSASSVLMTLLESSSFRNLVGCNDYQGVSWYRKEFFQDALFTVIVATAHALEEKDGPDAEVLLADLLEKERHAGYQVAGLFS, encoded by the coding sequence ATGGTTAACAGGAAGAATGACGAACAACACGAGGATTTACAAAACAGCCCGGAGAGAAGTACAGATACACGTCGGAACTCCGGTATGTACCGAGACTTTCGCATTGCGGCACAGGCACGAACACCCTTGCATTTATTCAGTCCTGTCTTTGTTTACACGAATGATCCTCTGGAGTTCCGTCGCCAGGCACTGGACATCTCCACAAGATACAACCAGATTCACAAAGATTCGGGCATGTATCTTTCCGCGGCTCGTCTGTACATGTCGGCTTTGATTAACCTGATGTATCAGGCGGTCATCTCAAATTATATCCATGAAGCAGACCATGACCTGTTCTCGCGCATGGTTCCCTTCTTGTCGAAGAATCAGGACGGCATGGTCGTCCTTGATTTTTATGCCGAGGAGTTCCCTTCCCCCCAGCTTGCTGACATGAAACCTCCCCGGAATTTCTATTTGGAGGAAACCAGCAGAGGTTTTTTTGTCCACCAGATTCTGACCGACAACCCTGCCTTGGTCAAAGCCATCAAGCCCCTCATCGCTCCGGAAGGCATTGTCTTTCCCGAAGCTACCCAGGCGATGGCTGCCCTGATCGGCGGCATTTCGCAAAGCTCCCCATCAGTCAAGAACCGTGACATCGACTTGTTCACCTTTCTCACCACCCCGGCGCGGCTTCATCCTGATTCCCTGTCAAAGCAGGTGACTTACATACTTGATGCCTGGAAGGATCTTCTTCCGGAAGAACTCCGGACGCTCGGACTGCGGGGACTCGACTATATACATGAAGAAGAGCATCCTCACCCGGTCGGTCCCGGACAATCATCCGTACCGGATTACTTTTCGCCTCTTCGCCACATCCAAGGGGAGATTGAGGCTTTTTCCCAAGACAGAAACTGGATGCCCAATGTCGTGATGATTGCAAAAAGCACTTTGGTCTGGCTCGACCAGCTCTCCAAGTCATATGGACGACCAATCACCACCCTTGACGCCATCCCCGACCAAGAGCTGGATCTTTTTGCCCGGCGCGGCTTCACCGCCCTGTGGCTGATCGGACTCTGGGAAAGAAGCTCAGCGTCAAGAAGGATCAAACATATCTGCGGGAATCCGGAAGCCGAGGCATCAGCCTATTCCCTGAAAAACTACGACATAGCTTCATCCATAGGGGGATGGCAGGCCCTGGAGAACCTGTCCGGCAGATGTCGGACCAGGGGAATCCGACTGGCAAGCGACATGGTTCCCAACCATACCGGAATAGACAGCGGCTGGGTCATCTCCCAACCGTCCTATTTCATCTCCCAGGACTATCCTCCCTTTCCTTCGTATACCTATGAAGGGGAAGATCTCTCCCCTGACCCGACCGTTGAAATCAAGATAGAGGATCACTATTTTGACAGAACCGATGCCGCGGTGACTTTCCGCAGGAAGGACAAGCGCACAGGGGAGACACAATATATCTTCCATGGTAACGATGGGACATCGATGCCCTGGAATGACACTGCTCAGATTGATTTCCTCAATCCTGAAGCACGGGAAGCTGTCATCCAACAAATCATGCATGTCGCCCGGTCGTTCCCCATCATACGTTTTGATGCCGCCATGACCCTGGCGCGCAAGCATATCCAACGGCTTTGGTATCCTGTGCCCGGACACGGAGGCGACATAGCAGGGCGTGCCGACCATGCGATGGATCAGCAGGCTTTTGACTCGGCCATGCCCCAGGAATTCTGGCGCGAGGTGGTTGACCGCATGGCTGTGGAGTTGCCGGATACCCTTCTCCTTGCCGAGGCATTCTGGATGATGGAAGGGTATTTTGTGAGAACCCTTGGCATGCACCGTGTGTATAACAGTGCCTTCATGAACATGCTGAAGAATGAAAACAACAAGCAGTACAAGGATACCATAAAGAACACCATCCTCTTTGACCCGGAGATTCTCAAGAGGTATGTGAACTTCATGAACAATCCCGATGAGGACACGGCGATTGCCCAGTTCGGCGACGGTGACAAGTACTTGGGTGTCTGTACGCTTCTTGCCACCATGCCCGGACTGCCCATGATCGGACATGGCCAGATTGAAGGATACCGGGAAAAATATGGCATGGAATTCCGCCGGGCTTATTGGGACGAGCGCCCTGACATGAACCTTATCGCCGCTCATGAAAAGCGGATATTCCCCCTGTTGAAGATGCGGCGTTATTTCTCCGGCGTGGAGAGGTTCCAGATTTTCGATATGATGGACAACGGTTCCGTACAGGAGTCGGTGTTCGCCTATGTCAACGGGGATCATTCCGCCATGACGCTGGTAGTGTACAACAACCAGTATCAGGGAGTGTCTGGCATCATTTCCAAAGCCTCTCCCCGCTTGTACAAATATGGGGATGGCTCGCGCCAGACAGCTTCGACCACGCTTGCGGACGCCCTGGGGCTGACTATGGGAGGCCGGCATTTCTTGCTCTACAGGAATTTCCAGGATGGTTTGACGTACATGGTTCCTTCACTGAGAGTCTTCGATGAAGGCATGTGGTTCTCCCTCTCCGGCTACCAAGCAGTGATTTTGCTCGATCTGAGGGAAGTGGAAGATACCGACGGAGCCTACGAAAAGCTCCACGACATGCTGGGAGGACGCGGGACAGAGGACATTGACAAGGAGCTTGCCTTCCTCCGCCTCGCACCGGTATACAAGACCATGGAGCCGCTGCGCGACCGGAAAGTCATGGATGCCTTGAGTGATCTCAGCAAAGGGATGTTGAAGAAAAAAGAGGAACGGGCACTGCTTCTTTATTTGGGAGAAGCATACGCACGCATCACAGCCGTAGAGGAAAGTCTTTCCCCAGCCGCCAGAAGCGTGTTGCCCACGAGACCTCATGACGTGTCCGCGCAATCTGTCCTGTCCTTCATCCAGGATTTGTCCGCCTTTTTCGCCTCCCCGAAAATCTCCGTATTCGCTTCAGGGGGGACGATACGGGAGGAATATCCGCTCGTCATGGCTACCGCGCTTTTCCTTCTTCCTTTCATTTCACCGGACATTCCGGTGGATACCGCAATGGAATACGCCGACAGGCTCATGCTCGACCGCTTCTTCCGTTCCGCCCTTCCTGCGTCCGGCATTGATGCCGACACTGTCCGCAGGCTCTGTCATGAAGGGGCTTTGTTTGCCTCTGTCCGCAGCGGGACATCCTGGCTGTATCCCGCGGGATATTCAGCCTCCAGTGTCCTGATGACTTTGCTGGAGTCCTCATCTTTCCGCAATCTTGTCGGATGCAATGACTACCAGGGAGTGAGCTGGTACCGCAAGGAATTTTTCCAGGATGCCTTGTTCACCGTCATCGTGGCAACTGCTCATGCGCTGGAAGAAAAAGATGGTCCTGACGCGGAAGTCCTGCTGGCCGATCTGCTGGAAAAGGAAAGACACGCAGGGTATCAGGTGGCCGGTTTGTTCTCGTGA